The Desulfonatronovibrio magnus genomic interval CAAGTCCTGGTACCCACCATGGGCAGGAATAATTCCGGGTGGTTGTTGCTTTTGTGGCATGATTAGACCTCCAGGGGCTACAGCTTGATTTGCAGATCAAAAACAAAATTAATAGCCATCAATAACCTCGGGGCTCAATTTATCTAAGTCGTCAAATTGAAGTACAACAGTCCCATCACTTTTGATTTCAACATGCATACTTCTATGCACCTTTGCAGAAGATACCTGGCCGTTTTTGCTGTTATGCTTCCACCAGACAACATTAAGAACCTCCATACTGCCATCAGGCCTTGCTGATGAAGCATCATTTTCAAACAGACGAGGGAGAATTTTTTTAATTATGGCTGCATCTTCATCACTAAAGCCGGTTTTCGTTGATAGTTGTGGACTCATTGATCCATAACATATATATACTGCCGAATCAACTCGATGCTTCATACCCATTGTGTCTGAACCTTTTTTAGTGCCTTCACCCTCACCACTAACGCTTTTTGTAATCTGTATACTGCTCACATTCACAGGTTCTACGCTAAAAGCTGAATGTATCGAAACGGGACCTCGAATTGGAATTGAAACTCCTGTTCCTTTATTTTTGCCTTTGTAAGCCATGACCTGCCCAAAGGCACGAACATCGAACCAAACCTCGCAAGCTTTTTTGACGATTTCATCTTTATCCTTAATTTCTTTCAAAGTGCCATCAGCACGAGCTTTAAGACTAGTATAATTATCCAGTTTATTATCGTCAGATTGAACAAAAATATTTTCACCCTCTTCCATTAACCTATTGCGAATCTTGCGCTTTATACATACATCAGAAACCTCTCCATACCCTTCATAGGTCGTTCTGGGGCGGTTGCCATTTAAAGGGTCTCCATTAGGATTGGCATTCTTGACTCTGAAAACAACTGCAAAATCAACTTTATTACTTAACGACATATAAACCTCCTATATTGTCATGATTAATAGCTAAACATGCTATTCTTGATTAACTGCCATTGCTTCCTTAGTTTTTTTTGACTGCCTGAGGTAGGATCGCTGGCAATGAAAACCAAGAAGATACTCTCCAGTCAACTTGTCATCAGAGATAAAATCTTCAGATTTAAAAAGATTAAAGACCTCATCAAATTCATTTTCAAGGTAACCGAGAATGCCTGGTAAATTTGCCCTTAAACGCACCCTATGAGGACTTAGGGAGTCGTTAATAATCTTCCAGGTAGTAAAGGGTTTTATTGAAAACCTGTGCATTAGTCTGGAGGCATTGGTTTCCCTGTTTTCCCCAGTCGTATCCAGAGAACTTCTTTCCAAGCGATCCGCCAATGCCAAAAGTCTCCCATACAAATAATCACGGCTATTTCTTTTCCGTTCCAAGGCCATACTATATCCTCCTTTAAAGCTATTATAAAGAGCACAAGCAACCCCCAGGCAAGCTTCCCATTCCCACTTTTCAAGGCCGATCCTGTTGCTGGCCCTTCGAACGCACGAATCAACCAGATCTTTAGGAATAGGCGCTCCATCTACAATACAAGGTAGCAACCTTTCAACAGTGGATTTTTTAAGATTATCATCCAATCTGCTACCATAGGCAGCTTTTGCAATGGACTTAGGCGATGGCGCACCAAAAAAATGCTTGTCTTGACCAAAATTCTGAAACCAGGCGCTTTTGGTGTGCCACTTTTTTAAACGTTCCAGAAACTCTGAACCAGTCAATTCTCTATAGTACTTGATGCTCATGCGACCAGGTGAAGCCGAATCGAGAGCCATAACAACAATATCCGCAGTATCCCCTAATTTCTGGCTATATCCTGATATCATTTTGGCCAGACGCTTTCCAAAATCCTGTGCGGTGTAACTATCTGCTTTAGATGGAATTTCGCCAATACTATCTTGAAACAGTTCATAAGTATCTGCCAAGGGGTATGGAAGATCATCACCTTCAACAGCCCAAGCTACCACACTGAAATTGCTATCGCCTGTTCCACGCCAACTCTGTCTACCAATAAGCCAACGCAAGGCGCTATGGGCCTTTTGAGTTATGTCCATACCAATCCCGCAAGCCTCTATGGCTCGATCAAATCGCCCTCTGAATGTGTAGCCAGATGTGTCATTGGAGGAAACGAGTTTAGCTCCGTCTCCACTGTGCCGGATTTTTTTGGGGTGATTTAAAGCAAGTATGGTTTCTTCTCCTGTAATGTAGCACAAACCAATTTGTTTATTCCCGTAAGATTTCAAAAAACGGGACCAACTCTCCCATACAGACTTGTCCATCCATAATTCAGATGCAGGGTCTCCTGGGATCTCAACCCCAAAGCGAACAAAGATATCTGTTTGAGAGGAAGATGCAGGAAGAACTGAGAATATCTCCGGAGGATCAGTCTGTTTATCTTCCCACTTCATAAGCAGCTTTAGATCGCTGTCTACATAAAGAATTCTCTTCTCTATGAGATCAGAAATTAAAGTCCCATTTAGCAAATAATCCTTGACCAGTGTTACCTTGTGATGTGAATATTGCGAATTGCACCAGTCATTCAGTAAAGACATAAATTCATCAAATCCTGACTCTTTTGTGCCACCATAATCATTATAATCTTTTGAAATATATTGTAACTTGTCAAAAATTGGATGTGGTTTAAGGGCTTTTCCTGTTCTTCCAGCAGAACCTTCTGTTGCTGGAATTATTGTCATTGACTGTTCTTTTGGGATAACCCTTGCTCTCAATATCTGCGCTTTATCATTCAAAACAACTTCAACCTGAATGTTTTGAGTGATATGACAGCTTGGCCAAAGTGGAACTTTGTCATTGTCCTTGCCAACATGCTGTTCATGAACATTTTCATAAGTTTTATAAAGTTTCTCCATCCAGCTCATAATAAGCCCTCCTCAGCAAACCCATTAGATTTTGGGGGACTGGGAACCATCTGTTTAATAAACTTACGTGTAGGACATTTTTCAGGACTGAGAAATTCGACAATTCCTTCTGACATAACTGGCCACCAGAATCTGCTATAAAGATTGTTTTCACCAATTTCGTCAGGATAATCGAAGCCGTGAAACATGAGCCCAAAGGATACCTCATCAATGTTTTGATAATGACTGACACCTTCTCCGAACATACATGGCTCGACATAGCCCTGGCATTCTCTCGCTCCAAGACATATATCACGCCTTCCGCCACGCTCTATCATACGCTGGACAATGGAGTAATGCTTTCCATCAACCCAATCCTGCTCAAGATCCTTTCTATGTCTGTTCCATTCAAAGTGCGCCTGAACCTGATACTCAACGTCAACTAAGTAGGTATAGATAGCTAAGTCGTGACGGGCTCCTTTGCCAACATGATCAAGAGGTTTTATCCCCTTGGATTGGGTGCGTATTGGCTTCATTACCCTTACCCTGTCTACAATCCAAATAAATGACGGCTTCCAATATATTGATTTTGTGATACCTTTTAATGCTTCATAAGTAGGTATGTGGTACGAACATTTTTCTCCTCCAATGCGTGTAACGGGGTCAGTAAAAAGGGCAAAACGTCCCCAAACCTTAAACTCAATTTGATTCTTCATACATCCTCCTTTCAAGCTTCAATCAAAGACATCGGCTCGGACGGCTCAAAGACCAGACCAGTATCAATGTTGTAATATTGTGGGTCTAAAGCGTAGATATCTAAATCCATAATTATATTATGCAGAGCACCAGCATTCTTGAGTTTTTCAAACTCAAAGCGGTAAATATTTACAGAGTATTGCTGGGCTTCCTTTAGGAGGGTTTTGATTTTTTCCAGCTCAGTGCATGAGCAAATATCAGCAATAATTTCTTTTCCACGCATGTAAGGAACAATTATACCTGTCGTACCCGAATCAATAACCTCAAAAATTTTTCCAGCAGTTTTGAAAGATTGGTTCAGTATGAGCCCTGTTCCCTTTCTTTCGGTCCTGGCGTGCTGTTTTAAAGATAAATGGTTGGATGATAATAAAGAGAACAATGTGTCATCTCTGTTCAATATTTGATTGTTTTTAACTGGATAGTCCATTTCCTGTGATCGTTTGTAAAAATAATAGCTGTAAAATAAACTCATTAAATCAGGATGCAGTATGTCATGATTAAATCTTTCAGGGTTAGTTTTATATTCATCAAGGACTGTCTCGGCCTTTTCTTTACCTGATTGAATGTCATAGAGTTTCGATAGGCTCTCAACCAAATGATTGGGATTAATAATAGTCACTCGTCCAGAATCCCTCACCCCATTTCTATTGCATCTTCCTGCAGCCTGAGCAATTGAATCAAGTCCTGCCAGAAAACGGATCACTGCCCCGAAATCGAGATCAACACCAGCTTCAATCAATTGAGTGCTTACACAAATGAAAGGGGCATGTTGTCCCTTATCAAGACTTTCCTTCAAACTGTTGATTATAGTCTTCCTGTGGGCTGGGCACATATATGTACTGAGATGATAAGTATTCATCCAGGAGGAACAATAATCGTAAACTGCTAAGGCAGCTTTTTTTGTATTTGTCACCAGCAGGGCGCTACCTGAAAACTCTGCCTCACTAACAGCGTATTCGCCAATTTCACTAATTGACCAGCCTTCGTCCTTCCGTCTATCTTCAACTACTACTCTGCGAAGTTTCTTAAAAAGATCCATTTTTTTGGGGATAATTTCAGACTGTTCCTGCCCACCAGTAAAGTTTACTGCTCCTTTAGAACCATCAACCCTATCAAGCAACGGCTGGGTGGCTGTACAGAATACTGCTGTTGCGCCGCAATGTTCTACTAAAAAGTTGACGGCATTATTGAAAAGATGAACAGTTTTAATTGGAATAGCCTGCACCTCATCAAATATAATGACTGCATCTGAAAGCCTGTGCATGCGCCTGGCAGCCCTTGTTCCACCATGATAAAATGCGTCAAGAAACTGTACCAAGGTGGTAAACACAATTGGAGCATCCCAATTTTCAGCTAACTGCCTGCATTCTTCTGTATCTTTATCCGCAGGCAAATTGGAATGATGTTCCAGAACAACTTGTTCAGAGTCAGATGGTTTTTCAAGGATATATCTTAGACACTCAGCATTCTGGTCAATTATTGATGTATAAGGAACGATGTAAAATATTCTTTTCATGCAGTGAAACCGGGCATGATGAAGAGCAAATCTTAAGCTGGAAAGCGTCTTTGCCCCGCCGGTTGGAACTTTAAGCTTATAAAGTCCCTTGTTCTTGTTGAAAAAATTATAGCATGCTTGTGAAACATGGGCCCTAATTCTGTTCACCTCGGTATCAGCTTCAAAAGAAAGCAATCGTTTTTCCAGACGGGAAATCAATGTAGTCCAGTCCGATTTTTTTTGCTTCAAACGCCCTGAAGCACTTAATCGATCTGCATCAATTAGCATACTGAACAAAAAACGTGTGAATAGACCTAAATAAAAGCACTTTATCTCATTGGAGCTTTTTGATTCATTGATTTTTTTTATCAATTGCCCCATCTCATCAAGGATCTCTGTTGAACATAACAAACTGTCAAGCCTCTTCATTATTCCTGGGTCTGCTTTACTGAAGGCATCCATAAAGTTTGTTGAATCGAAGGACTTATCCATGCGCTTTATAAACAGATTTTGCCCATCAGGGGAAATACAGTCCATTAACCCGCCATGATGACCAGCAACGCACACGGCAATCATTTGTTTAATCAGGCTGGCAACAGCATTTATACTCTTGAGGTGGTTCCAGGCAAACTGAGCACCAGCAGTTGAGTGGTCTGGCTTTTTATCTAAGGGCTTGGTCAATGGATTAATATGGTCCTGAAAAGCATTTCCGTACTTACC includes:
- the cas7c gene encoding type I-C CRISPR-associated protein Cas7/Csd2, with amino-acid sequence MSLSNKVDFAVVFRVKNANPNGDPLNGNRPRTTYEGYGEVSDVCIKRKIRNRLMEEGENIFVQSDDNKLDNYTSLKARADGTLKEIKDKDEIVKKACEVWFDVRAFGQVMAYKGKNKGTGVSIPIRGPVSIHSAFSVEPVNVSSIQITKSVSGEGEGTKKGSDTMGMKHRVDSAVYICYGSMSPQLSTKTGFSDEDAAIIKKILPRLFENDASSARPDGSMEVLNVVWWKHNSKNGQVSSAKVHRSMHVEIKSDGTVVLQFDDLDKLSPEVIDGY
- the cas8c gene encoding type I-C CRISPR-associated protein Cas8c/Csd1; the protein is MSWMEKLYKTYENVHEQHVGKDNDKVPLWPSCHITQNIQVEVVLNDKAQILRARVIPKEQSMTIIPATEGSAGRTGKALKPHPIFDKLQYISKDYNDYGGTKESGFDEFMSLLNDWCNSQYSHHKVTLVKDYLLNGTLISDLIEKRILYVDSDLKLLMKWEDKQTDPPEIFSVLPASSSQTDIFVRFGVEIPGDPASELWMDKSVWESWSRFLKSYGNKQIGLCYITGEETILALNHPKKIRHSGDGAKLVSSNDTSGYTFRGRFDRAIEACGIGMDITQKAHSALRWLIGRQSWRGTGDSNFSVVAWAVEGDDLPYPLADTYELFQDSIGEIPSKADSYTAQDFGKRLAKMISGYSQKLGDTADIVVMALDSASPGRMSIKYYRELTGSEFLERLKKWHTKSAWFQNFGQDKHFFGAPSPKSIAKAAYGSRLDDNLKKSTVERLLPCIVDGAPIPKDLVDSCVRRASNRIGLEKWEWEACLGVACALYNSFKGGYSMALERKRNSRDYLYGRLLALADRLERSSLDTTGENRETNASRLMHRFSIKPFTTWKIINDSLSPHRVRLRANLPGILGYLENEFDEVFNLFKSEDFISDDKLTGEYLLGFHCQRSYLRQSKKTKEAMAVNQE
- the cas5c gene encoding type I-C CRISPR-associated protein Cas5c gives rise to the protein MKNQIEFKVWGRFALFTDPVTRIGGEKCSYHIPTYEALKGITKSIYWKPSFIWIVDRVRVMKPIRTQSKGIKPLDHVGKGARHDLAIYTYLVDVEYQVQAHFEWNRHRKDLEQDWVDGKHYSIVQRMIERGGRRDICLGARECQGYVEPCMFGEGVSHYQNIDEVSFGLMFHGFDYPDEIGENNLYSRFWWPVMSEGIVEFLSPEKCPTRKFIKQMVPSPPKSNGFAEEGLL
- a CDS encoding CRISPR-associated endonuclease Cas3'', producing the protein MNTYIARTDIHGNITQTVQQHLEEVAVLTKLFSAKINLPIVGELSGLVHDFGKYGNAFQDHINPLTKPLDKKPDHSTAGAQFAWNHLKSINAVASLIKQMIAVCVAGHHGGLMDCISPDGQNLFIKRMDKSFDSTNFMDAFSKADPGIMKRLDSLLCSTEILDEMGQLIKKINESKSSNEIKCFYLGLFTRFLFSMLIDADRLSASGRLKQKKSDWTTLISRLEKRLLSFEADTEVNRIRAHVSQACYNFFNKNKGLYKLKVPTGGAKTLSSLRFALHHARFHCMKRIFYIVPYTSIIDQNAECLRYILEKPSDSEQVVLEHHSNLPADKDTEECRQLAENWDAPIVFTTLVQFLDAFYHGGTRAARRMHRLSDAVIIFDEVQAIPIKTVHLFNNAVNFLVEHCGATAVFCTATQPLLDRVDGSKGAVNFTGGQEQSEIIPKKMDLFKKLRRVVVEDRRKDEGWSISEIGEYAVSEAEFSGSALLVTNTKKAALAVYDYCSSWMNTYHLSTYMCPAHRKTIINSLKESLDKGQHAPFICVSTQLIEAGVDLDFGAVIRFLAGLDSIAQAAGRCNRNGVRDSGRVTIINPNHLVESLSKLYDIQSGKEKAETVLDEYKTNPERFNHDILHPDLMSLFYSYYFYKRSQEMDYPVKNNQILNRDDTLFSLLSSNHLSLKQHARTERKGTGLILNQSFKTAGKIFEVIDSGTTGIIVPYMRGKEIIADICSCTELEKIKTLLKEAQQYSVNIYRFEFEKLKNAGALHNIIMDLDIYALDPQYYNIDTGLVFEPSEPMSLIEA